Proteins encoded in a region of the Anopheles ziemanni chromosome 2, idAnoZiCoDA_A2_x.2, whole genome shotgun sequence genome:
- the LOC131293733 gene encoding uncharacterized protein LOC131293733 — MEDETPRRTLRSRTAKGEAPEDKLEEEPGRVLDRALRSRSASVSSCQHSKEERSFFGKIGDRLGVLLGPLPLDPVSASPSGHSVNNRSADVTIDIESSDEETSEHSIATPKPTSASLSSAAASPSPPPATPISTLVIGRTMAMDEGRTTPERDGLVEQGASAHLAASSAEPEAHRGQDSGVMADMLAVMREESSRNATVIAELREMLKELRDDNRELRTQVSVLTQQLATMKNEQNEQLAQTIKQGAATINNLPRRKATSSQQKKEKPAPKEKPQRSQQIDPQQQSKPRRENPDQQRQRSKQQQHPHGQQGRQQQQEKRQQQQEDGFTMVGKKGRPVDNKQGHDQHTNQEKPQVNKGRRIDHQSAPKEKQSFASVVEV, encoded by the exons ATGGAGGACGAAACCCCGAGGAGGACTCTTAGATCAAGGACCGCGAAAGGGGAGGCTCCCGAAGATAAGCTGGAGGAAGAGCCGGGGCGAGTTCTTGATCGGGCACTCCGCAGTCGCTCGGCTTCGGTGAGCTCTTGCCAGCATTCTAAAGAGGAACGCTCGTTTTTCGGGAAAATAGGAGACAGACTTGGGGTGCTCTTGGGACCACTGCCACTGGACCCGGTATCGGCCTCCCCGTCGGGGCACTCAGTCAACAATCGATCGGCCGATGTAACGATTGATATTGAAAGCAGCGACGAGGAGACTTCGGAGCATTCGATTGCAACGCCAAAGCCAACGAGCGCATCACTATCGTCAGCAgcggcatcaccatcaccaccgccggcTACGCCGATCTCTACATTagtaatcgggcgcacgatggCGATGGACGAGGGTCGAACTACCCCAGAGAGAGATGGTCTCGTTGAACAGGGCGCATCGGCCCACCTGGCAGCATCATCGGCCGAACCTGAAGCCCACAGAGGGCAGGATTCAGGGGTGATGGCAGACATGCTGGCCGTCATGCGGGAGGAGTCATCGCGGAACGCGACGGTCATCGCTGAACTGCGGGAGATGCTCAAGGAGTTGCGAGATGACAACCGTGAGCTCCGGACCCAGGTTAGCGTCCTCACCCAGCAGCTGgcgaccatgaaaaatgagcAGAACGAGCAACTGGCGCAGACCATTAAACAAGGTGCTGCAACAATCAACAACCTG CCTCGCCGCAAAGCAACCAGCAGCcagcagaagaaggagaagccgGCTCCGAAAGAAAAGCCTCAAAGGAGCCAGCAAATAGatccgcagcagcagtcgAAGCCTCGGCGGGAGAACCCGGatcagcagcggcagcggtcaaagcagcagcagcatccgcatGGGCAGCAGggtcggcagcagcagcaggagaagcggcagcagcagcaggaagatGGGTTTACGATGGTTGGCAAGAAAGGCCGCCCGGTTGATAACAAACAAGGGCATGACCAACACACCAACCAAGAAAAACCCCAGGTCAACAAAGGCAGGAGAATTGACCAtcagagtgctccgaaggaaaAGCAGAGCTTCGCCAGTGTAGTAgaagtttga